Genomic segment of Dromiciops gliroides isolate mDroGli1 chromosome 3, mDroGli1.pri, whole genome shotgun sequence:
caagtcacttaaccccaattgcctcaccgccccccccaaaaaattcaatgtaaaggacatatgaaagaaaggactgtcatatagaaatatgtatgaaATAGTTTTACACATAAATAGCTGTTTGTGTCTAATGAGACCATTTCTAttgtgggggtagggaggaaacaagaggaaataaaagaaatttactttattatttatttaaagaaagtaAATTGCATGAAATAAATTTATACTTTCATCTccaaacatctttttaaaaattataatatgttatggaaaggtttgttttattccataaattaaaaagaaaataaattttaaaaagaaaatttatcaaCCCATTTTAATGTTAATAGAGagtagaaaatggaaataacttgaaataaaatataaatagaagtTAAGAAGGATTTAACATACATGACAGGGTCAAGCAGAGATGAATGAATTTTATTCTAAAGGAAAAATGATATTGAAGATGTTTTACCAAGGAATTATCAGTTagatcaatacattaaaaatgtaAACTAACCAGCTTTGATAGAGGATCGATGGGAGAGGGAAAAGCCTCGAGGCATGGAGTTCTACTATAAAGCTATTGCAACAAGATTCCATTCTCATAAAGGGGCAAgcaatgcagaatgaaataaacacTTGGGGATGTAGCTGATGTCAGAATTTGCGTTGCTTGACCAGACATATTTTACATGAAGTTTTGTCTTCTCCTTTCAATGCAAGTGAAAGTgagaagggaaaaattaaaagaaagcttTGTCTTACGGCACTATTTGGAGGTTTGGGCTTGATCATGTGGGGAACTGGAGAGGTCGctgtctttcttccaccatcttctaaaacaaaattttggagggaaaaaagCAGCATCAATATTTTCTGTGAAAGATCCTGACATGCTGACCTAGAACAGTAGCTGGGTGAGAAGGGCACAAATGTGAAAGCTGGagatctctttctccctctcccctctttcctttcctataCCCAGGAACTCATATAACATTCATTCATCCTTCCATCAATCCCTAAAACATTTAGTGTCTATTGAGTGCCATCCATTTGTCGGGTCTTCTGATAGCTGCTGTAGGGGGAACATTGGTGAAATAAAATACACTCCAAAATACACACATGAGACAGTCCTTGCCATTGTTAAAGCCTGGAAGCCCCAAAGACTGTGATTCTCTAGGTAAGTCAGGCTCAAGTGGAACACCCTGAGCTTACTCAGCTGCCTGGACTATGGCAGAGTTTGTTCTATGTATGTTTACATTGGGACATATTTCTCAGTTCATTACAACCCCTAAGGGCAAATAGAGTTTCCTTTACATCTTTGGATCCCTAGCCCTGCTCACTCCCTggcataataggtacttaataaatgtgtgttcatTAATATTCATTGATTGTCTATGCAGGTTTAGAAAATTGGCTTCAAATCAACTTTGGGGAGTTGAATTTGATAATAGTAACACCATAGATGTCACAACTGTCAGggagaaattattttcctcttatattaataaccatttattaaattggGAAATGGACTCTTCTCCTTAATTTGCTCATTAAAGACAAGCTCTTGTTAAAGTCAGTCTCTGAAAGACATAACTGAAGAGCTTATCCTTAGCCTCAAGGAACATGCTCTTCAATCTTGGATGGCATTTCACCCAAGTAGAAGATCTAACTTCTGTTGAGAGTATAAATAGAATTCAGTCTGGACCAGTTCTTATCTTGAGGAAAAGAGTCTCTGCCCCTGTATTCCTCCAAAGGAGATTAGGGggacccagctcatgaaggagaaaaccaactaGAGTGGCTGAGATGGAGATGGATTCCACTGTCCACATTGCTGGAGGCAGTTgatctcatgatcaagccactttctcagcaggaggagcagAAGACCTTTTGCCAACCTCCTCACTAAATATCTCCCAATCAGGGAAGATTTTCAGTTGTCAAGGGAATTGACAGGCAAGGGTTACTTAAAGCTATCAGGCTCTCCATGAGGCATCTTGTGGTTACTGGGAGAAACCATTGGCCACCAATTTGATTGGCAGCTTGCCtaaataataaattgattataattACCCCCAAATTCTGTCCtttggggtttttccccctcATCTCATGTCCCTGATCAGTCAGTAAAAGCCTCATTCTGTGGCACAACTATTTTTATGTGGTAAATTATTTCATGAACTACTTACTAAAACTAACAGAGATTAAAGGAAGAGTATCCCACTCCTAATATCAACTTCCCTGCCCTGTAAACCAAAGACAAGTGTGAGAATGTTTCTATTAAAGACCAGAAGGAAACACCTTCAATAGGATCTGCTTGGTGAGAATGAGGGAACAGTGCTCACAAATAACACCAACTTTTACTTTCCTCTAGGTGCCTCTGCCTTTGATGACAATTCTTTCCCCAAGATACCACCACCATGAAATCTAAAGACATAATCCTGAGTATTGCCTTCTTCTCCCAGACAGGGATTGGACTTCTAGGGaattccttccttattttccccatcatatttatttttcccagtggACAAAGGATGAGACCTATAGACCCTATTGTTACCCAGCTGGCCTTGGTTAACTGCTTGGGGCTTCTCTCAAAGGGCATCCCTGAGACAATGACAGTTTGGGGTCTGATAAATTTCCTGGATGAAATTGgctgtaaaattattttctacctccacaaaatAGCTTGGGTCCTTTCCCTCAGCATGACTTGCCTCCTGAGTGGCTTTCAGGCCATCACCATCAGCCCCAGGATCTCCAGTTGGGCAGAGCTTAAAGCCAAAGCCTCAAAATACCTTATCCCTTCCAGTCTCTTCTCTTGGACTTTTCACCTGTGATTTTTGCAATTATATTTCTTGGGGAATTTAGGGACCAAGGCAAAACTGAAATATTCCTGAGATAGAGCAATAATGGACATTATTCTCATAAAATTCTTTCTGGATTTCAAGTCTATTTATTTGcaatccttctctcctttcctgatGCTATTTTTGGGGGACTCATGGTCTATATGAGTGGTTACTTAGTAGGTTTTAACATTAagataattaataatttcataGGAACCAGATCAAAAGAGCTAAAATTTTCAATGATACAATTGCATAATCCTTTAATAGATTTTCTTGTGCAATGGTTTTCCacaagaaaatttagaaaggcaatattaatattaattaatattaataatgtcTTGAATTTAAAGCCTGAAACAAAACTTATTTCTAGTCAGATGACATCAAATCAGTCAAATGCACTTCTAAATTATCTTACACAGAAAACCATTCACCTTAGCAACTTTGCCATTTGATACTGATCACATGTAAAACTCCATACAGCATTCAATTACAGAAATAACATTAATATTATATAGATTGCCagatgctaaatcttgtattaagTGCTTCCCGATTGTGTGAgtcaggtgtaagaagactggagggaGAAAtgggttatgaagggttttgaacaccaaaacaaaggattttgtattagATCCTAGAAATGATTGGGATCCACTGGAATTGGTTGACTATGGGAATGATATGGtaagacctgaactttaggacaCGCATTTTCACAACTGAatagaggatagactggagtggagaAAGACTTGTAGCAAGTAGACCCAccacaggctattgcaatagtgaaAGTGTGAGttgatgagggcctacaccaggATGATGGCTggaacagaggaaagaaaaggacataTTCAAAACATCTTTCAAAGATACAAATTAAGTCAGTTAGGTGACAcaagagatagagtgtcaggcctgaggtcaggaaaactcatcttcctaagttcaaatcttgccccagaaacttactagctgtgtgatactgggtaagtctcttaaccctgtttggctcagtttatcatctgtccaatgagctggagaaggaaatggtgaagcactccagtatctttgccaaggaaaccccaaatgaggtgacAAAGAGTTGAGCATGACTGAGACAATGAAACAAtgataaacagcaacaacaacaaaaaatcccagagtttttggcaacagattgaatattgGTGGTGAGAGATACTGAGACGAATACCTAGGTCACAAGCCtgaaggactgggaggatggtggtgcccttgcaAGTAAAGGGAAAGTTTGGAAGTGGGGACACTTTTGGCAGTGAGTTATATTTGAGCCACACCGagcaatttgttttacttgactgtgcATATCTGGTACAAGGAGGTTGTTCTTTTTCcagtggaaaagggaaaaggatggagaaaaaaatttaaataaacttttttggGAAAAAAGTTTTTCCACTATCCTGCATGAAAGGTCATGAGGTTACGATTAGCGGTTAGGAGATTAAGAAGGTGAAATGTGAGTTTttacctctctttctccctcttctctttcacatacatacatatacatatataaacatatatacagtATTCATTAATCCATCAATCCATCATGCTAAATGACGCACAACATCTTGGATACCAGCTATCTCTGATAGCTCCTTCAGGGGGAATATGAAATAGAAAGTCATTGAAATCTTAGAAAGCTCCATTCCAGACCATtcccacagaaaagaaaataccaaCGAATATGCACACACAAACCAAATCTGGCATTGTTAGGGCCTTGAAACCCTCTGAATTCTGATTCAATGAAATTGTATTTAAAGGCATGATTATTTGAATGTCTCATGTGCTATAAAAGCCTAGGAAAGAACAATCAACAATGAATGCCAAACTAGATTCCGGGTTGTTTTCAAGTATCAGCATAGAAAACTCTAAAGATCAGAAGGAGACATCTTCTACAGGGTCTACTTGGGACTGAGGAGACAGTGCTCACAAACCCTAACTTCCATGTTTCTCTAGGTCTCTCAGTTCTTCTAAGATACCGCCATCATGAAATCTAAGGACATAATCCTGAGTATTGTCTTCTTCTCCCAGACAGGAATTGGAATTCTTGGGAACTCCTTCCTTGTCTGTCTCTTTATCTTCATGGTTCTCAGTGGACACAGGATGAGGCATGCAGACACTCTTGTCAGCCAACTGGCCTTGGCCAACTGCTTGGGACTTCTCTCAAAGGGCATCCCTCAGACAATGACAGCTATGGGTCTGATGGATTTCCTGGATGATACTGGATGTCAAATTGTATTCTACCTTCACAGAATAGCTCGGAATCTTTCCCTCAGCATGACCTGCCTCCTAAGTGGCTTCCAGGCCATCACCATCAGCCCCAACACATCCAATTGGGCAGAGCTTAAAGCTAGAACCCCAACATACCTCATTCCCTCTAGTCTCTGCTTTTGGACTTTCCACTTGCTTTTAAATATCTTTATTCTTTGGGGAATCAGGGGACCAAAGTACACCAGAAACATGACTGAGATACAACATTATGGATATTGTACTCATGAGGTTCCTTCTGGATTGTATGCCTCCTTGttattaattgttctttcttttcctgatGCTGTATGTTTGGGACTCATGGTCTCTGCCAGCAGCTACATGGTGATTCTTCTTTTTAAGCATTACAAGAAAGTCCAGAAAATTCACATTACTCACCTTTCCAGCAGAGCCTCCCCTGAGACCAGGGCCACCAAAACTATCCTACTACTGGTGAGCATGTTTCTCACCTCTTACTCAATCACTTGTGTTTTGACAGCATATATGGCTTTTGTAAAGTTCCCACCAGGACTGATGCATACTTCTGCCTTCCTGAACTTAAGTTTTCCAGCTGCTAGCCCTTATGTGCTCATAAGCAGTGACTCACAAGTTCATAAATATCTCTATGCTCTTTGTGGAAGAAAAAGTTCACATTCTGACAGACAGTCCTCTACCCAGCCTGGCTGCAAGAAAGCTCCCATTGGAGTAAAAGAATCCCTACACCAAATGAAAGCTGAATCTGTCCCCAGATATTAGACCAGGCTTCCATTTCCTAGAAGGGCAACCATGTGACAAGGGATAGAGTGTCagccatgaagtcaggaagattcattcaTCTtgctgtgttcaaatttggcctcagacacattagctgtggaattccaggcaagtaatttaaccctgtttgcctcagtttcctcataaataaaatgagatagtctagtatctttgccaagaaaccccaaatggggtcacaaagagtagataagattggaatgactgaacaataaccatATCCTAGAAACAAAGGGAGGTTGTGTGTACTGATAATGGCATCAGAGAGTGAACTCACAATGGTGAATCTTAGGGCTATaattcctcatgatttctctaGAGTCAAAGTGTAACACTGACCACCTTGACCCCTACTGCCTGAAGGTCAGGTATGTGACATCATAACCATCCCCCAGGGTGTTAGAGTATTCTTGCTGGGGTTTCAGGTACCATGGCTTTCCACCATTGGCTCCATAAGCCACTCACGACGCTCTCTCAGTTGTGGGGCTTAGTCCCCTACGGTCTGGTTCCATTTAGCTGCTAATAGTCAGATTAACTTCTTGAAAGGAGTATTTACTTCAGAGGTATAATCACAAATGTATAAACTTACTGCCCAACACATGAGGGGCataatctccttcccctccccatactACCTCAGTCTCAGGGAACAAGGGGATCAGATGCACAGTTTAGCTCAGTTTCTATAGAACACAATCCCAAGTAGTATTGTTATATTTAAATGCAAAAGAGTGATATGAATAAtagtataaaaataataagaagaagaagaatatagtAACAAATTCAAATTAATACAACCTTGAGATATTAGTTTAcattatcagattggctaaaatgattgaagaggTAAGTCTTTGATGGGGAGATGGAAAATGTTTGGAGGGGAGATGGAAAAAGTGGGAAAcaaattcactgttggtggaactgtgaaatgatctaaccattttggacagcaatctggaattattcccaaagagttATCAAACAGcccttgacccagtaataccactactttgTATATTCACAAATATGattaaaggaaaatggaaagaacttatatgtcctaaaatatttatatcaactttCTGTGGtgggaaaagaacagaaaattgcAAGGATGCCCAGccactggggaatggttgaacaagctgtggtatatgatcatgatgaaatactactgtgctataagaagtcaTGAgcttgatgatttaaaaaatgtgagggggcagctaggtggcacagaggataaagaactggccttggattcaggaggacctgagttcaaatccagcctcagacacttgacagttactagctgtgtgaccttgggtaaggcacttaactctcattgccccggccccccc
This window contains:
- the LOC122748439 gene encoding vomeronasal type-1 receptor 4-like, whose protein sequence is MKSKDIILSIVFFSQTGIGILGNSFLVCLFIFMVLSGHRMRHADTLVSQLALANCLGLLSKGIPQTMTAMGLMDFLDDTGCQIVFYLHRIARNLSLSMTCLLSGFQAITISPNTSNWAELKARTPTYLIPSSLCFWTFHLLLNIFILWGIRGPKYTRNMTEIQHYGYCTHEVPSGLYASLLLIVLSFPDAVCLGLMVSASSYMVILLFKHYKKVQKIHITHLSSRASPETRATKTILLLVSMFLTSYSITCVLTAYMAFVKFPPGLMHTSAFLNLSFPAASPYVLISSDSQVHKYLYALCGRKSSHSDRQSSTQPGCKKAPIGVKESLHQMKAESVPRY